In Halarcobacter bivalviorum, a genomic segment contains:
- the nrfA gene encoding ammonia-forming cytochrome c nitrite reductase yields the protein MKKYKILLAVSLVAIGLMTALVASINEKKDEQEKLNQVPKVDRWETKNEEFRKHYPRQFDSWKETKKSDEIHDMLKEYPELVVLWAGYGFAKDYNAPRGHFYAVEDNRNTLRTGGPVDEKTGPMPTACWTCKSPDVPRIMAEDGDMEYYTGKWSKYGSDIINPIGCVDCHNPETMELQVNRKYLDEGLKAAGEKTLAEATQQDMRSMVCAQCHVEYYFAKTPLADGKSAAVVTLPWAEGTLVEDMEKYYDNMEFKDWTHKVSKTPMLKAQHPGWEMWKTGAHGKNNVSCADCHMPYVQEGGIKYTDHNIGNPLENMDKSCMNCHRVSEKSLLANINEKRERKNELHKKAMKALAAAHLEAGKAWEVGATEEEMAPILKDIRHAQWRWDYAVASHPSFFHAPEETLRILGTALGKAGDARIKLAKVLAKHGAGDYKAPEIKDKKQAQEIIGLPFEKLIEEKMKFRNGLMQEWKKEAEKKGVYNPKSTEGVEDKTSYN from the coding sequence ATGAAAAAATACAAAATATTACTTGCAGTAAGTTTAGTTGCAATTGGTTTGATGACTGCCTTAGTAGCTTCGATTAATGAGAAAAAAGACGAGCAAGAGAAGTTAAATCAAGTTCCTAAAGTAGATAGATGGGAAACAAAAAACGAAGAGTTTAGAAAACACTATCCAAGACAATTTGATTCTTGGAAAGAGACTAAAAAATCTGATGAAATTCATGATATGTTAAAAGAGTATCCTGAGTTAGTAGTTTTATGGGCTGGTTATGGTTTTGCAAAAGATTATAATGCACCAAGAGGTCACTTCTATGCTGTAGAAGATAATAGAAATACATTAAGAACTGGTGGTCCAGTTGATGAGAAAACAGGTCCTATGCCAACTGCATGTTGGACATGTAAATCTCCTGATGTACCTAGAATTATGGCAGAAGATGGTGATATGGAGTATTATACAGGGAAATGGTCTAAATATGGTTCTGATATTATCAATCCAATTGGTTGTGTAGATTGTCATAATCCAGAAACTATGGAACTTCAAGTAAATAGAAAATATTTAGATGAAGGTTTAAAAGCTGCAGGTGAAAAAACTTTAGCTGAAGCTACTCAACAAGATATGAGATCAATGGTTTGTGCTCAATGTCACGTAGAGTATTATTTTGCAAAAACTCCATTAGCTGATGGGAAAAGTGCAGCAGTAGTAACTTTACCATGGGCAGAAGGTACACTAGTTGAAGATATGGAAAAATATTATGATAATATGGAGTTCAAAGATTGGACACATAAAGTTTCTAAAACACCAATGTTAAAAGCACAACACCCAGGTTGGGAAATGTGGAAAACTGGTGCGCATGGAAAAAATAATGTATCTTGTGCAGATTGTCACATGCCATATGTTCAAGAAGGTGGTATTAAATATACAGACCATAATATTGGAAATCCATTAGAAAATATGGATAAATCTTGTATGAATTGTCACAGAGTAAGTGAGAAATCATTACTTGCTAATATTAATGAAAAAAGAGAAAGAAAAAATGAGCTTCACAAAAAAGCTATGAAAGCTCTTGCAGCGGCTCACTTAGAAGCAGGAAAAGCTTGGGAAGTTGGTGCTACTGAAGAAGAAATGGCTCCAATCTTAAAAGATATTAGACATGCTCAATGGAGATGGGATTATGCTGTTGCTTCGCATCCATCATTCTTCCACGCACCAGAAGAGACTCTAAGAATTTTAGGTACTGCTTTAGGAAAAGCTGGTGATGCAAGAATCAAATTAGCTAAAGTATTAGCTAAACATGGTGCAGGTGATTATAAAGCTCCTGAGATTAAAGACAAAAAACAAGCTCAAGAAATTATTGGATTACCATTTGAGAAATTAATTGAAGAAAAAATGAAATTTAGAAATGGTTTAATGCAAGAATGGAAAAAAGAAGCAGAGAAAAAAGGTGTTTATAACCCTAAATCAACAGAAGGTGTAGAAGATAAAACTTCATACAACTAA
- the ccsA gene encoding cytochrome c biogenesis protein has protein sequence MFKIIKSIFSMPLVIVLLLFFALSCAIATFIENDFGPLGAKSFIYGQTWFELIMLLLTLAVIINIFVFKMYKKEKFFLFMIHISLVFIFVGSAMTRYLGYEANITIYEGRMENKMYSMDEYIKIYEDDKLVYDKKVLMTKLAQDNFSYTTEVEKKKVEITFNSFIDNAVERIVPSETGKAMINIVVKGFNGSRSLDLKDKELIQTQFLDFSLNKDVDKSRAYVNFETTNESIFYSSNLETTLFTKDFKSTKTIKANEKVLLELGVIYKVGQTQFLINEAALKGELKTVYAGDMIPKEKQLSAVLVDLVVDGKKEQVALFGKSGFSGFKKEVKIANKKFYLQWGTKELELPFAILLNDFRLHRYPGSNAPSAYESDIKIYDTKNKNTLEYTIYMNNTLDYAGYRFFQSSYTKNEDGTILLVNKDPGKIPTYIGYFLLFTGLILSLFVKKGRLKKLSSKRYDVENIKKMYYAKKAVLSLFFIFSTLLFLPNNLIAKDILKENPQILNINKEHANKFGSLLVQDYQGRIKPVNSLAIEIINKITRKNEIYGLDANQFFLSMMLYPKIWQELDFINVKSKRLKEIVGVDKNAKTISFMDIYTKEGFYKLEGHLEIANAKKSSARDEFDKDLIKVDERLNIAYTLFTGDFLRVFPKKDDINNKWLNTNEAVNLLISKDASKIKELMQNYYLKLNEATKNSISWEEVDASFEEIKEFQKNNANANILPSELKIKAELIFNKYNIFENLTPIYLILGFFLLVLIFVNIFKSNVKLEKIAKVVLVLLTISFIFHTLALGLRWYVAGHAPWSNGYESMIYISWAIVLAGIIFSRQSILALSTTTILSGVTLFVAHLSWLEPQITTLVPVLKSYWLTIHVSVITASYGFLGLSSLLGFLSLILFALANPKKEDEKFFNILVSIKESNRINEMSILIGLVLLVIGNFLGGIWANESWGRYWGWDPKETWTLVSIIIYAIIIHLKYIKDILSDFVFAVLTTISYASIIMTYFGVNYYLAGKHSYAAGDPVPIPTFVPVTLVIIVLLIAVAYRNRKII, from the coding sequence ATGTTTAAAATAATCAAATCAATTTTTTCAATGCCTTTAGTAATTGTCTTATTACTATTTTTTGCTCTTTCATGTGCTATTGCTACTTTTATTGAGAATGACTTTGGACCATTAGGGGCTAAATCTTTTATTTATGGTCAAACTTGGTTTGAGTTAATAATGCTTCTTTTAACTCTTGCTGTAATTATTAATATTTTTGTTTTTAAAATGTATAAAAAAGAGAAATTCTTTTTATTTATGATTCATATCTCTTTAGTTTTTATTTTTGTAGGTTCTGCTATGACAAGATATTTAGGGTATGAAGCAAACATAACAATTTATGAAGGTAGAATGGAAAATAAAATGTACTCTATGGATGAGTATATAAAAATATATGAAGATGATAAATTGGTATATGATAAAAAAGTTTTAATGACAAAACTTGCACAGGATAATTTTTCATATACTACAGAAGTTGAAAAGAAAAAAGTAGAGATAACTTTTAATAGTTTTATAGATAATGCAGTAGAAAGAATAGTTCCAAGTGAAACTGGAAAAGCAATGATAAATATTGTTGTAAAAGGTTTTAATGGTTCAAGAAGTCTTGATTTAAAAGATAAAGAGTTAATTCAAACTCAATTTTTAGACTTTTCATTAAATAAAGATGTTGATAAAAGTAGGGCTTATGTAAATTTTGAAACTACAAATGAGAGTATATTTTATTCTTCAAATCTTGAAACAACTCTTTTTACAAAAGATTTTAAATCAACAAAAACAATTAAAGCAAATGAAAAAGTTTTATTAGAATTAGGAGTTATCTATAAAGTGGGGCAGACTCAATTTCTAATAAATGAAGCAGCTTTAAAAGGGGAGTTAAAAACTGTTTATGCAGGAGATATGATTCCTAAAGAGAAACAACTTTCTGCTGTGCTTGTTGATTTAGTAGTAGATGGTAAAAAAGAGCAAGTAGCTTTATTTGGAAAGAGTGGTTTCTCTGGATTTAAAAAAGAGGTAAAAATTGCTAATAAGAAGTTTTATCTTCAGTGGGGGACAAAAGAGTTAGAACTACCTTTTGCTATTTTATTAAATGATTTTAGATTACATAGATATCCTGGTTCAAATGCACCTTCAGCTTATGAAAGTGATATTAAAATCTATGATACAAAAAATAAGAATACTTTAGAATATACAATTTATATGAACAATACTTTAGATTATGCTGGATATAGATTCTTTCAATCTTCATATACAAAAAATGAGGATGGAACTATTCTGTTAGTAAATAAAGATCCAGGAAAAATTCCTACTTATATAGGGTATTTTTTACTATTTACGGGACTTATCTTAAGTCTATTTGTAAAAAAAGGAAGATTAAAAAAATTGAGTTCAAAAAGATATGATGTTGAAAATATCAAAAAAATGTATTATGCTAAAAAAGCAGTGTTATCTCTGTTTTTTATTTTTTCTACACTTCTGTTTTTACCAAATAATTTAATAGCAAAGGATATTTTAAAAGAGAATCCTCAAATTTTAAATATAAATAAAGAACATGCTAATAAATTTGGTTCATTATTAGTTCAAGATTACCAAGGAAGAATTAAACCTGTTAACTCTTTAGCTATTGAGATTATCAATAAAATCACAAGAAAAAATGAAATCTATGGTTTAGATGCAAATCAATTTTTTCTAAGTATGATGCTTTATCCAAAGATTTGGCAAGAGTTAGACTTTATAAATGTTAAAAGTAAAAGATTAAAAGAGATTGTAGGTGTAGATAAAAATGCAAAAACAATTAGTTTTATGGATATTTATACAAAAGAGGGCTTCTATAAACTTGAAGGGCATTTAGAAATAGCAAATGCAAAAAAGAGTTCAGCAAGAGATGAGTTTGATAAGGATTTAATTAAAGTTGATGAGAGACTAAATATTGCATATACTCTTTTCACAGGAGACTTCTTAAGAGTTTTCCCTAAAAAAGATGATATAAATAATAAATGGCTAAATACAAATGAAGCTGTAAATCTTCTAATCTCTAAAGATGCATCAAAAATTAAAGAGTTAATGCAAAACTACTATTTAAAGTTAAATGAAGCTACAAAAAATAGTATCTCATGGGAGGAAGTGGATGCCTCTTTTGAAGAAATAAAAGAGTTTCAAAAAAACAATGCAAATGCAAATATTCTTCCAAGTGAATTAAAGATTAAAGCTGAGTTGATTTTCAATAAATACAATATCTTTGAAAACCTAACACCAATATATTTAATTTTAGGTTTTTTTCTTTTAGTTTTAATTTTTGTAAATATTTTTAAAAGTAATGTTAAGTTAGAAAAAATAGCAAAAGTTGTGTTAGTTTTATTAACTATCTCATTTATTTTTCATACCCTTGCACTTGGATTAAGATGGTATGTTGCAGGTCATGCTCCTTGGTCAAATGGTTATGAGTCTATGATTTATATCTCATGGGCAATTGTTTTAGCTGGAATTATCTTTTCAAGACAATCTATTTTAGCTTTATCAACAACAACTATTTTAAGTGGGGTTACGCTTTTTGTGGCTCACTTATCATGGCTAGAACCACAAATTACAACTTTAGTACCAGTTTTAAAATCATATTGGTTAACAATTCATGTTAGTGTAATTACTGCAAGTTATGGTTTCTTAGGTTTAAGTTCTTTACTTGGATTTTTAAGTTTAATTCTTTTTGCTCTTGCAAATCCTAAAAAAGAGGATGAGAAGTTTTTTAATATCTTAGTTAGTATAAAAGAGTCAAATAGAATAAATGAAATGTCTATTTTAATAGGGCTTGTATTATTAGTAATTGGTAACTTTCTTGGTGGTATCTGGGCAAATGAATCATGGGGAAGATATTGGGGATGGGATCCAAAAGAGACTTGGACTTTAGTATCTATTATTATTTATGCAATTATAATTCACTTAAAATATATAAAAGATATTTTATCTGATTTTGTTTTTGCTGTATTAACTACAATCTCTTATGCTTCAATTATTATGACTTATTTTGGAGTGAACTATTACCTTGCAGGAAAACACTCATATGCAGCAGGTGATCCTGTACCAATTCCTACCTTTGTACCGGTTACTTTAGTAATAATAGTACTTCTAATTGCAGTAGCTTATAGAAATAGAAAAATTATCTAA
- a CDS encoding molybdopterin-dependent oxidoreductase, translated as MNSNNLVACPLDCFDTCQAFVDEKGNLKGSKEHLVTHGKLCVNFANLAKEEFLTKAYFEDKEISLEESLNILVEKIKATKKEDVLFYKGAGNLGVMQNSVKTFFAKYGATLTKGSLCDETGSLGLELGRGGINVNPPLEKLINSDVIIAWGRNVAVTSSHMYDLIKDKTFITIDPIRTKTAKISDLHLQINPKTDHELALLLTRFAHMENLEDESFINEHEGAEWFFDLAKSRPLISYEETIGIKLQEITKLFELIKDKSVSILLGLGPQKYYEGAQIFRAIDSFAAYIGVHNKSKGGLWYLDDSSYGYEKQLVAEAKNKIALPTVDFSKFKLVFIQGTDPVVTAPNTKKVIEGLQNSFVVFYGTVLNETSKYADLIIPSSSFLSKKDVRLSYGHELKAISNYIESKNENTITEYELANFLNEKFAFEKLKDEEEILNYYINTKVEDYSFIKKFEFLEELEVESLYEKQKENQYYFLTSKRKNSLNSQFKIDNYLYVNPCLGFNNEDEVLLKSPYGQTKIKIKNSEDIKENCVVAYSGNKYANYVTPFLTDEAANSAIFQEVLVEIELS; from the coding sequence TTGAATTCAAATAATTTAGTAGCTTGCCCTTTAGACTGCTTTGATACTTGCCAAGCTTTTGTTGATGAAAAAGGAAATTTAAAAGGCTCAAAAGAGCATTTAGTTACCCATGGAAAATTATGCGTAAATTTTGCAAATCTTGCAAAAGAAGAGTTTCTAACAAAAGCATATTTTGAAGATAAAGAGATTTCTTTAGAAGAGTCTTTAAATATTTTAGTTGAAAAAATAAAAGCAACTAAAAAAGAAGATGTCCTATTTTACAAAGGTGCTGGGAATTTAGGAGTAATGCAAAATAGTGTAAAAACTTTTTTTGCAAAATATGGAGCTACTCTTACAAAAGGTAGTCTTTGTGATGAAACTGGCTCTTTAGGTTTAGAGTTAGGGAGAGGGGGAATAAATGTTAATCCACCTTTAGAAAAATTGATTAATAGTGATGTTATTATTGCTTGGGGAAGAAATGTAGCTGTTACTTCTTCTCATATGTACGATTTAATAAAAGATAAAACTTTTATTACAATAGACCCTATAAGAACAAAAACAGCAAAAATTTCAGACCTTCATCTACAAATAAATCCAAAAACAGACCATGAATTAGCTCTTTTACTAACAAGGTTTGCTCATATGGAAAATCTTGAAGATGAATCTTTTATCAATGAACATGAGGGAGCAGAATGGTTTTTTGATTTAGCTAAGTCAAGACCACTTATCTCTTATGAAGAGACAATCGGTATTAAACTTCAAGAAATTACAAAACTATTTGAATTAATAAAAGATAAAAGTGTCTCTATTCTTTTAGGTTTAGGTCCTCAAAAGTATTATGAGGGAGCACAAATTTTTAGAGCAATTGATTCTTTTGCTGCTTATATTGGAGTTCATAATAAAAGTAAGGGTGGTTTATGGTACTTAGATGATTCTTCTTATGGTTATGAAAAACAATTAGTAGCTGAAGCTAAAAATAAAATTGCCCTTCCAACTGTAGATTTCTCAAAATTTAAATTGGTTTTTATTCAAGGAACAGATCCTGTAGTTACAGCTCCAAATACAAAAAAAGTAATTGAAGGACTTCAAAATAGTTTTGTAGTTTTTTATGGAACAGTATTAAATGAAACAAGTAAATATGCAGATTTAATTATTCCTTCAAGCTCATTTCTTTCAAAAAAAGATGTAAGACTCTCTTATGGACATGAGTTAAAAGCTATTTCAAACTATATTGAAAGCAAAAATGAAAATACAATTACAGAGTATGAATTAGCTAACTTTTTAAATGAAAAGTTTGCTTTTGAGAAATTAAAAGATGAAGAAGAGATTTTAAACTATTATATTAATACAAAAGTAGAAGACTACTCTTTTATTAAAAAATTTGAATTCTTAGAAGAGTTAGAAGTTGAAAGTTTATATGAAAAACAAAAAGAGAATCAATACTATTTTTTAACTTCAAAAAGAAAGAACTCTTTAAACTCTCAATTTAAAATAGATAACTATTTATATGTAAACCCATGTTTAGGTTTTAATAATGAAGATGAAGTTTTATTAAAATCACCATATGGACAAACAAAAATTAAAATTAAAAATAGTGAAGATATAAAAGAAAATTGTGTTGTTGCATACTCAGGAAATAAGTATGCAAACTATGTAACACCTTTTCTAACTGACGAAGCAGCTAATTCTGCAATTTTTCAAGAGGTTTTAGTAGAAATTGAATTATCGTGA
- the bioD gene encoding dethiobiotin synthase: MEKSIFITATNTDVGKTYACEKFINFYAKKGLKVGYFKPVETGVIELPLDGSKMLNLVKKLNPFFDVSIKDVVPYQFELPAAPFVAKKDKKIDLDFLLEKKQELEKKCDILIIEGAGGLMVPIEKEFFIIDLIKLFKAKAKLITPSKLGCINDTLLSIKALEDKEIEFDWYINLFLDKDSFEKVSLPFYKEYFKELKYLHEL, from the coding sequence ATGGAAAAATCAATTTTTATAACAGCAACAAATACAGATGTAGGAAAAACTTATGCCTGTGAAAAATTTATCAATTTTTATGCAAAAAAAGGTTTAAAAGTTGGCTACTTTAAACCAGTTGAAACAGGGGTTATAGAGTTACCTTTAGATGGTTCAAAGATGTTAAATTTAGTAAAAAAGCTGAATCCTTTTTTTGATGTTTCAATCAAGGATGTTGTTCCTTATCAATTTGAACTTCCTGCTGCTCCTTTTGTAGCTAAAAAAGATAAAAAAATAGATTTAGACTTTTTACTTGAAAAAAAACAAGAGTTAGAAAAAAAGTGTGATATTTTGATAATTGAAGGAGCTGGAGGACTTATGGTTCCCATTGAAAAAGAGTTTTTTATTATTGATTTAATAAAACTTTTTAAAGCAAAAGCAAAATTAATCACGCCATCAAAACTTGGTTGTATAAATGATACTTTATTATCTATAAAAGCTTTAGAAGATAAAGAGATTGAGTTTGATTGGTATATAAATCTATTTTTAGATAAAGATAGTTTTGAAAAGGTTTCACTACCTTTTTACAAAGAGTATTTTAAAGAGTTAAAATATCTGCATGAGCTATAG
- a CDS encoding EAL domain-containing protein: MPKLKEVNFWLVYIVVTTLILTAAIFIFYYEWIINKNKYTESLTNFNKISVQNTISSFRNKESTLRILGENLLELDTLNNPENGRKIINDMKRVNKGIVAFGLARYDGQLILVSTLSNTDNLPNLMDDKLTAKSFEEARDSTSMKLGRTYYMENLAKWVIPLRMGIETNDGKILLVMTAGVQVDGGDTVLNIKELPEDLKIQLIREDGFLQFENPVENNYEKIYLKEFDFHILKKIDEVKEFTPEVFISNISNQKRLISVIYIEDYNLYSLVSIPFDVVTKDFNKKLIIAMILLFILLLILYFLFNYSIKIQNKTRDQLKYIANHDTLTGVYNRYSLNEEIKNRMEKKRNFYVFFLDLDNFKYINDNYGHLVGDKLLKEVAKRLKARLFKRDYIARNAGDEFIILIDERDEETVRTIAKKILDIFSNNFRIDDIEVFTGVSIGISKYSKNKTTTSELLNQADMALYKAKEHKNSYVIFSKAIYGNTKEIVQIETELRQAIAREEFSLVYQPKINSKTNKIVGVEALIRWYNLKLGFVSPEKFIKIAEKSGIINDIGEYVIKQAQKDIKEVWAQTNEEFTLSVNVSPRQLVSIKEMNRFKKLILNSNFPNDKFMIEITENIFLGDVKGIILFLNTIKSYNISISLDDFGTGYSSLSILSKLPISELKIDKSFIHDMFLNEENMKLVKSIVNIGKDINLEVVAEGVEEQNELKLLESFGCNIYQGYYFSKPLSKEELIEFIKNKI; this comes from the coding sequence ATGCCAAAGCTTAAAGAAGTTAACTTCTGGCTTGTTTATATCGTAGTTACTACATTAATATTAACTGCAGCAATTTTTATATTTTATTATGAATGGATTATAAATAAAAACAAGTATACTGAAAGTTTAACAAATTTTAATAAAATCAGTGTCCAAAATACAATTTCATCATTTCGAAATAAAGAATCTACTTTAAGAATATTAGGTGAGAACCTTTTAGAATTAGATACTTTAAATAATCCAGAAAATGGAAGAAAAATTATAAATGATATGAAAAGAGTAAATAAAGGTATTGTGGCCTTTGGTTTAGCTCGTTATGATGGACAATTGATTCTAGTCTCTACTTTAAGTAATACAGATAATTTACCTAATTTAATGGATGATAAACTAACTGCAAAAAGTTTTGAAGAAGCAAGAGATAGTACTTCTATGAAATTAGGTAGAACTTATTATATGGAAAATCTTGCAAAATGGGTTATCCCTCTTAGAATGGGTATTGAAACAAATGATGGGAAAATACTTCTTGTTATGACAGCTGGAGTTCAAGTAGATGGGGGAGATACGGTTTTAAATATCAAAGAGCTACCTGAAGATTTAAAAATACAATTAATAAGAGAAGATGGTTTTTTACAATTTGAGAATCCAGTAGAAAATAATTATGAGAAAATTTATTTAAAAGAGTTTGATTTTCATATCTTAAAAAAAATAGATGAAGTAAAAGAATTTACTCCAGAAGTTTTTATCTCTAATATCTCTAATCAAAAGAGATTAATCTCAGTAATTTATATAGAAGATTATAATTTATACTCTTTAGTTTCTATCCCTTTTGATGTTGTTACAAAAGATTTTAATAAGAAACTTATTATTGCAATGATTTTATTGTTTATTCTTCTTTTAATTTTATACTTTCTTTTTAATTATAGTATTAAAATTCAAAATAAAACAAGAGACCAATTAAAATATATTGCTAATCATGATACTTTAACAGGCGTTTATAATAGATACTCTTTGAATGAAGAGATAAAAAATAGAATGGAGAAAAAAAGAAACTTTTATGTCTTCTTTCTAGACTTGGATAATTTTAAATATATCAATGATAACTATGGCCATTTAGTGGGAGATAAACTTTTAAAAGAGGTTGCTAAAAGATTAAAAGCAAGACTTTTTAAAAGAGATTATATTGCAAGAAATGCAGGAGATGAATTTATTATTTTAATCGATGAAAGAGATGAAGAGACCGTAAGAACAATAGCAAAAAAGATTTTAGATATTTTCTCAAATAACTTTAGAATTGATGATATAGAAGTTTTTACGGGAGTTAGTATTGGAATCTCAAAATATTCTAAAAATAAAACTACAACCTCTGAACTTCTTAATCAAGCAGATATGGCTTTATATAAAGCAAAAGAGCATAAAAACTCATATGTAATCTTTTCAAAAGCAATATATGGAAATACAAAAGAGATAGTACAAATAGAGACTGAACTTAGACAAGCAATTGCACGAGAAGAATTTTCTTTAGTTTATCAACCAAAAATTAACTCTAAAACAAATAAGATAGTTGGAGTTGAGGCTTTAATTAGATGGTATAACTTAAAATTAGGTTTTGTATCTCCTGAAAAATTTATCAAAATAGCTGAAAAGAGTGGAATTATAAATGATATAGGAGAGTATGTTATTAAACAAGCTCAAAAAGATATTAAAGAGGTTTGGGCTCAAACAAATGAAGAGTTTACTCTTTCTGTAAATGTATCTCCAAGGCAATTAGTTTCTATAAAAGAGATGAATAGATTTAAAAAGCTTATTTTAAATAGTAATTTCCCCAATGATAAGTTTATGATAGAGATTACAGAAAATATTTTTTTAGGAGATGTAAAAGGGATTATTCTTTTTTTAAATACTATAAAGTCATACAATATTAGTATTTCTTTAGATGATTTTGGTACAGGATATTCTTCTTTAAGTATTTTAAGTAAACTACCTATTTCTGAGCTAAAAATCGATAAATCATTTATTCATGATATGTTTTTAAATGAAGAGAATATGAAGTTAGTAAAATCAATTGTAAATATTGGAAAAGACATTAATCTTGAAGTGGTGGCTGAAGGTGTTGAAGAGCAAAATGAACTAAAACTATTAGAGAGTTTTGGTTGTAACATTTATCAAGGTTATTATTTTAGTAAACCTCTTAGTAAAGAAGAACTTATAGAGTTTATAAAGAACAAAATATAA
- a CDS encoding MFS transporter translates to MNYRELLTNYTVIRQLSILQLVSYFAAWFSNVAIYTMLVQFGSTAFAISLVTAMHFLPAIIIAPLSGAIIDRFKIKPLMITLLLIELLMTILFLTIDNKEEIWILMILIFIRMASASMFFSTEMSLLPKLVSGVALQKANEIHSIIWSFTFAAGMAASGVIVNLVGVKTAIIIDAFIILAAIILLININFKIEIIHTKEKILSLIKDGFLYLKKNKIVIHLIVLHSSVGLTVFDTLVTLLAKNEYKYVISVPLAIGITNAVRALALMIGPFFISNRVNKDTLFYIFIFQGAAIIFWALVQDSFYLSLIAIFFVGFTTTTIWSYTYALIQEKTDNKYLGRVISYNDMIFMLTNVLTTLFIGIMAELVSLKIITILLGLAFFIVSLYYKWLKAKI, encoded by the coding sequence TTGAATTATCGTGAATTATTAACAAACTATACTGTAATTAGACAACTATCTATTTTACAGTTAGTATCATACTTTGCTGCTTGGTTTTCAAATGTTGCTATTTATACTATGTTAGTGCAGTTTGGCTCAACTGCTTTTGCTATTTCATTAGTAACTGCAATGCATTTTCTACCAGCAATTATAATAGCTCCTCTTTCAGGAGCTATTATAGATAGGTTTAAAATTAAACCTTTGATGATAACTCTTTTATTAATTGAGTTATTAATGACTATTCTTTTTCTTACAATTGATAATAAAGAAGAGATATGGATTTTAATGATTCTAATCTTTATAAGAATGGCAAGTGCTTCTATGTTTTTTTCAACAGAGATGTCTCTTCTTCCTAAACTTGTATCAGGTGTAGCTTTACAAAAAGCAAATGAGATTCACTCTATTATTTGGTCTTTTACTTTTGCAGCAGGGATGGCAGCAAGTGGAGTAATAGTAAATTTAGTTGGAGTTAAAACAGCAATCATCATAGATGCCTTTATTATCCTCGCTGCAATAATATTATTGATAAATATCAATTTTAAAATAGAGATAATTCATACGAAAGAGAAGATATTATCTTTAATAAAAGATGGTTTTTTATACTTAAAAAAGAACAAAATAGTAATTCATTTAATAGTTCTTCACTCTTCAGTAGGGCTTACAGTATTTGATACCTTAGTTACTCTATTAGCTAAAAATGAGTATAAGTATGTGATTTCTGTACCTTTAGCAATTGGAATTACAAATGCAGTTAGAGCCCTTGCTTTAATGATAGGTCCATTTTTTATTTCAAATAGAGTAAATAAAGATACTCTCTTTTATATTTTTATTTTTCAAGGTGCAGCTATTATTTTTTGGGCATTGGTTCAAGATAGTTTTTATTTATCTTTGATAGCAATATTTTTTGTAGGTTTTACAACAACTACAATTTGGTCATATACATATGCTTTAATTCAAGAAAAAACAGATAATAAATATCTTGGAAGAGTGATTTCATATAATGATATGATTTTTATGTTAACTAATGTTTTAACTACATTATTTATCGGAATTATGGCTGAATTAGTATCATTAAAAATTATTACTATTCTCCTTGGTCTTGCATTTTTTATAGTTTCTCTTTATTATAAGTGGTTAAAAGCAAAAATTTAA
- the nrfH gene encoding cytochrome c nitrite reductase small subunit — MEKNKKIVVYGSILSFLIASALFVYTVYASNMLSYLSSDPKACINCHTMNSAYATWEKSSHKNVAGCVDCHLPVGDAVAKYKAKAIDGWNHSVAFTLNTYKNNIHISDDGASRVQANCVRCHASENATLKMNADKYHSEEVGSLENGRKCWECHKFVPHGKVRSLTSTPYNLGVKEKE, encoded by the coding sequence ATGGAGAAGAATAAAAAAATTGTGGTTTATGGTTCAATTTTAAGTTTTCTAATCGCTTCAGCTCTTTTTGTTTACACAGTTTATGCATCAAATATGTTGTCATATTTATCAAGTGACCCAAAAGCCTGTATAAATTGTCATACGATGAATTCAGCGTATGCAACTTGGGAAAAAAGTTCACATAAGAATGTGGCAGGATGTGTCGATTGTCACTTGCCTGTAGGTGATGCTGTTGCAAAGTATAAAGCAAAAGCTATAGATGGGTGGAATCACTCAGTTGCATTCACTCTTAATACTTATAAGAATAATATTCATATAAGTGATGATGGAGCAAGCCGTGTACAAGCAAACTGTGTTAGATGTCATGCTAGTGAAAATGCAACACTAAAAATGAACGCTGACAAATATCACAGTGAAGAGGTTGGAAGTCTTGAAAATGGACGTAAATGTTGGGAGTGTCACAAATTTGTGCCACATGGAAAAGTTAGAAGTTTAACATCAACTCCATATAATCTTGGTGTTAAAGAAAAAGAATAA